The Streptomyces sp. NBC_01298 genome contains the following window.
TCCCAGGGCAAGCCGGCCACCGCCTCCTCCCAGGAGGGCGAGGGCTATTCCGCGGCCGCCGCGTTCGACGGGAACCTCACCGGCACCCGCTGGGCCAGCCAGTGGCGCGACGCCGAATGGATCCAGGTCGACCTCGGCGCGAGCCGCAGCCTCAGCCGGGTCGTCCTCACGTGGGAGGGCGCGTTCGGCAAGAACTACGAGATCCAGGTCTCGGACGACGGGACGAACTGGCGCACCGCCAAGTCCGTCACCGGCGGCGACGGCGGCACCGACGAGATCGCCATCTCCGGCAGCGGCCGCTACGTGCGGATGAACGGCCTCGTCCGCTCCGGCGGTTACGGCTACTCCCTCTGGGAGTTCCAGGTCTACGGCACCACCTCGGTGGAACCCCCGGCCCAGGGCGCCGTGCGCGTGGCCGGCTCCCAGGGCAACTGGCAGCTGACCGTCGGCGGGCAGCCGTACACGGTCAAGGGCCTCACCTGGGGCCCGTCCTTCGCGGACGCCCCGAAGTACATGCCCGACGTGAAGTCCATGGGCGTCAACACCATCCGCACCTGGGGCACGGACGCGTCGAGCAAGCCCCTGCTCGACACGGCCGCGGCGAACGGCGTCCGGGTCATCAACGGCTTCTGGCTACAGCCCGGCGGCGGCCCCGGCTCGGGCGGCTGCGTCAACTACGTCACGGACGCCGCGTACAAGAGCAACATGCTGACCGAGTTCGCGAAGTGGGTGGACACCTACAAGTCGCACCCGGCCACGCTGATGTGGAACGTCGGCAACGAGTCCGTCCTCGGCCTGCAGAACTGCTACGGCGGCACCGAACTGGAGGCGCAGCGCAACGCGTACACCACGTTCGTGAACGACGTCGCCAAGAAGATCCACTCCATCGACCCGGACCACCCGGTCACCTCGACCGACGCCTGGACGGGCGCGTGGCCGTACTACAAGCGCAACTCCCCGGACCTCGACCTGTACTCGATGAACTCCTACGGAGACATCTGCGGGGTGAAGCAGGACTGGGTGAACGGCGGTTACAACAAGCCCTACATCATCACCGAGACGGGCCCGGCCGGCGAGTGGGAGGTGCCGAACGACGCGAACGGCATCCCCGACCAGAAGACCGACGTCCAGACCGCCGAGGGATACACCACGGCCTGGAACTGCATCACCGGTCACCAGGGCGTGGCACTGGGCGCCACGATGTTCCACTACGGCATCGAGCACGACTTCGGCGGCATCTGGTTCAACCTGCTGCCCGACGGGCTCAAGAGGCTCTCGTACTACGCGGTGAAGAAGGCGTACACCGGGTCGACGGCGGGCGACAACACCCCGCCGGTCATCAGCAACATGGTCGTCGACAAGGCCGCGGGCGCCCCGGCCGGCGGCGAGTTCACCGTCCGCGCGAACATCACCGACCCGCAGAACGACCCCCTGACGTACAAGGTCTTCCTCAGCGGCAACTACGCGAACGGCGACAAGCGCCTGGTCGAGGCGCAGTGGCGCAACACGGGCAACGGGACCTTCGCGGTCACCGCTCCCGAGAAGCTCGGCGTCTGGAAGGTGTACATCCAGGCCGAGGACGGCCGCGGCAACGCGGGCATCGAGACCAAGTCCGTCAAGGTGGTCGCCCCGCCCGTGAGCGGCACGAACATCGCCCTCAACAAGCCCGCCACCGCCTCCTCCTCGCAGGCCTCCTACGGCGACTGCCCCTGCCCCGCCGGCAACGCCACCGACGGCAACACCGTCACCCGCTGGGCCAGCGACTGGAGCGATCCCCAGTGGATCAGCGTCGACCTCGGAGCCTCCAAGGCGATCCGCACCCTCCAGCTGGTGTGGGACCCCGCCTACGCCAAGTCCTACGAGGTGCAGCTCTCGGACGACGGCACCAACTGGCGCACCGTCCACACCACCACGACCGGCAACGGTGACATCGACACGATCAACGTGTCGGCGAACGCCCGCCACGTGCGACTGAACCTGACCGCACGCGGCACCGGATGGGGTTACTCCC
Protein-coding sequences here:
- a CDS encoding discoidin domain-containing protein — its product is MFPPPTIRTSPRRTRGAAALVSLGALLASSLTLVGAPTAVAAETLLSQGKPATASSQEGEGYSAAAAFDGNLTGTRWASQWRDAEWIQVDLGASRSLSRVVLTWEGAFGKNYEIQVSDDGTNWRTAKSVTGGDGGTDEIAISGSGRYVRMNGLVRSGGYGYSLWEFQVYGTTSVEPPAQGAVRVAGSQGNWQLTVGGQPYTVKGLTWGPSFADAPKYMPDVKSMGVNTIRTWGTDASSKPLLDTAAANGVRVINGFWLQPGGGPGSGGCVNYVTDAAYKSNMLTEFAKWVDTYKSHPATLMWNVGNESVLGLQNCYGGTELEAQRNAYTTFVNDVAKKIHSIDPDHPVTSTDAWTGAWPYYKRNSPDLDLYSMNSYGDICGVKQDWVNGGYNKPYIITETGPAGEWEVPNDANGIPDQKTDVQTAEGYTTAWNCITGHQGVALGATMFHYGIEHDFGGIWFNLLPDGLKRLSYYAVKKAYTGSTAGDNTPPVISNMVVDKAAGAPAGGEFTVRANITDPQNDPLTYKVFLSGNYANGDKRLVEAQWRNTGNGTFAVTAPEKLGVWKVYIQAEDGRGNAGIETKSVKVVAPPVSGTNIALNKPATASSSQASYGDCPCPAGNATDGNTVTRWASDWSDPQWISVDLGASKAIRTLQLVWDPAYAKSYEVQLSDDGTNWRTVHTTTTGNGDIDTINVSANARHVRLNLTARGTGWGYSLHEFGVYS